One Saccharopolyspora erythraea NRRL 2338 genomic region harbors:
- a CDS encoding MFS transporter has translation MTSSEQAGTRDRASRKLMIAALIASSIEWYDFFIYATAAALVFGPLFFPDSTPLIGILLSFATFWAGFVSRPLGGLVFGHLGDRIGRKPAVVTCLVMMGGATFLIGVLPGAATIGVLAPVLLVTLRFLQGIAVGGQWGGIILLLTENSAGSRRGRAGTFGQMGVPLGVILGNAAFLLVGATLPHEAFLSWGWRIPFLASAALAPVVLFIQLKVEDTPVFQELKQRKQQEAARVEQAPLMEVLRSHKRTVLLGAGLLFATNAVFYISISGLLAYATTELGMDRNALLLLALGSSAVGVATIFLSGALSDRWGRRPLIFAGAALLLVWAFPFFWLVDTATLLGVAVATTVGSVGSSLTYGPLAAYLSELFEPRVRYSGASLAYQLAAILVSGGTPFIMTALLAATGTSASVAAFLFAMALVTLLSAWGLRETRPTAAADPAAAQVAQA, from the coding sequence ATGACCTCGAGCGAGCAGGCGGGCACCCGTGACCGCGCCTCCCGCAAGCTGATGATCGCCGCGCTGATCGCGTCGTCCATCGAGTGGTACGACTTCTTCATCTACGCCACCGCCGCCGCACTGGTCTTCGGGCCGCTGTTCTTCCCCGACTCGACGCCGCTGATCGGCATCCTGCTCTCCTTCGCCACCTTCTGGGCGGGCTTCGTGTCCCGGCCGCTGGGCGGGCTGGTCTTCGGCCACCTCGGCGACCGCATCGGCCGCAAGCCCGCGGTCGTGACGTGCCTGGTCATGATGGGCGGGGCGACCTTCCTGATCGGCGTCCTGCCCGGCGCGGCCACCATCGGCGTGCTCGCGCCCGTGCTGCTGGTGACGCTGCGGTTCCTGCAGGGCATCGCCGTCGGCGGGCAGTGGGGCGGCATCATCCTGCTGCTCACCGAGAACTCCGCGGGCTCGCGCCGCGGCCGGGCGGGCACCTTCGGCCAGATGGGCGTCCCGCTCGGCGTGATCCTCGGCAACGCGGCGTTCCTGCTGGTCGGCGCGACCCTCCCGCACGAGGCGTTCCTGTCGTGGGGCTGGCGGATCCCGTTCCTGGCCAGCGCGGCGCTTGCGCCGGTGGTGCTGTTCATCCAGCTCAAGGTCGAGGACACCCCGGTGTTCCAGGAGCTCAAGCAGCGCAAGCAGCAGGAGGCCGCGCGGGTCGAGCAGGCGCCGCTGATGGAGGTCCTGCGCTCCCACAAGCGGACCGTGCTCCTGGGTGCGGGGCTGCTGTTCGCCACCAACGCGGTGTTCTACATCAGCATCTCGGGCCTGCTGGCCTACGCGACCACCGAGCTGGGCATGGACCGAAACGCGTTGCTGCTGCTGGCGCTGGGATCCTCCGCGGTCGGCGTCGCGACGATCTTCCTCAGCGGCGCGCTGTCGGACCGGTGGGGCAGGCGGCCGCTGATCTTCGCAGGCGCGGCGCTGCTGCTGGTCTGGGCTTTCCCGTTCTTCTGGCTGGTCGACACCGCGACCTTGCTCGGCGTCGCCGTCGCCACGACCGTGGGCAGCGTCGGGTCGAGCCTGACCTACGGCCCGCTGGCGGCCTACCTCAGCGAGCTGTTCGAGCCGCGCGTCCGCTACTCGGGCGCGTCGCTGGCCTACCAGCTCGCCGCGATCCTCGTCAGCGGCGGCACGCCGTTCATCATGACCGCGCTGCTGGCCGCGACGGGGACCTCGGCGTCGGTGGCGGCGTTCCTGTTCGCCATGGCGCTGGTGACCCTGCTGTCGGCGTGGGGGCTGCGCGAGACGCGGCCCACCGCGGCGGCCGACCCGGCGGCTGCCCAGGTCGCGCAGGCGTAG
- a CDS encoding Zn-dependent alcohol dehydrogenase, producing MTAAQAAVLREIGGELRVEDVELPAPGPGRVRVKLAATGVCHSDLSLATGVLAHPAPVVLGHEGAGRVVEVGEGVEGLRPGDPVVLNWTPPCRECWFCTHDQPYLCPRASDAMGQPYGALADTTPVYPGLGTAAFATETLVGANACIPLPEDVPLEQAALLGCAVLTGAGAVFNAARVRPGESVVVFGLGGIGLCAVQAARIAGAGPVIAVDPAVEKFDLARRLGATHALEPSADLSKRIRKLTEGRGADHAFECVGRAETIRGAWSATRRGGQATIVGLGAVSDEVTFNALEIGHFARTLRGCMYGSTDPRVDVPVLLQHYRDGTLDLDSLVSQRIALDDIGESFAQMKAGHGARSVIVFE from the coding sequence ATGACAGCCGCACAGGCAGCGGTGCTGCGGGAGATCGGCGGCGAGCTGCGGGTGGAGGACGTCGAGCTGCCCGCACCCGGACCCGGCCGGGTCCGGGTGAAGCTGGCCGCGACGGGGGTGTGCCACTCCGACCTGTCGCTGGCGACCGGCGTGCTGGCGCACCCGGCGCCGGTGGTGCTGGGCCACGAGGGCGCGGGCCGGGTGGTCGAGGTCGGCGAGGGCGTCGAGGGGCTGCGCCCCGGCGACCCGGTGGTGCTCAACTGGACTCCGCCGTGCCGGGAATGCTGGTTCTGCACGCACGACCAGCCTTACCTCTGCCCGCGCGCGAGCGACGCGATGGGCCAGCCCTACGGCGCGCTCGCCGACACCACCCCGGTGTACCCGGGCCTGGGCACCGCGGCCTTCGCCACCGAGACGCTGGTCGGCGCCAACGCCTGCATCCCGCTGCCGGAGGACGTGCCGCTGGAGCAGGCGGCGCTGCTCGGGTGCGCGGTGCTGACGGGCGCCGGAGCGGTGTTCAACGCCGCGCGCGTGCGTCCCGGTGAGAGCGTGGTCGTCTTCGGGCTCGGCGGCATCGGGCTGTGCGCGGTGCAGGCCGCGCGGATCGCCGGGGCAGGGCCGGTCATCGCGGTCGACCCGGCGGTGGAGAAGTTCGACCTTGCCCGGCGGCTCGGCGCCACCCACGCGCTGGAGCCGTCGGCCGACCTGAGCAAGCGGATCCGCAAGCTCACCGAGGGCCGCGGCGCCGACCACGCCTTCGAGTGCGTGGGCCGGGCCGAGACCATCCGGGGCGCTTGGTCGGCGACCCGGCGCGGCGGGCAGGCCACGATCGTCGGGCTGGGCGCGGTCTCCGACGAGGTGACCTTCAACGCGCTGGAGATCGGCCACTTCGCCCGCACGCTGCGGGGCTGCATGTACGGCAGCACCGACCCGCGGGTCGACGTCCCGGTGCTGCTCCAGCACTACCGGGACGGGACGCTGGACCTGGACTCGCTGGTGTCGCAGCGGATCGCGCTGGACGACATCGGTGAGTCCTTCGCGCAGATGAAGGCCGGGCACGGCGCCCGGAGCGTGATCGTGTTCGAGTGA
- a CDS encoding LLM class F420-dependent oxidoreductase, which translates to MRIGMPLNYSGGFRETVDELAGYEKAGLDIVYVPEAYSFDAVSQMGFIAARTERLEIASGILQIYTRTPTLTAMTAAGMDYVSGGRFTLGIGASGPQVIEGFHGVPYHAPLGRTREIVDICRQVWRREKVVHEGKHFQIPLPEGQGTGLGKPLKLINHPVRERIPIMIAAIGPKNVAMVAEIAEAWEPIFYVPEKAGEVWGDSLSAGKAKRDASLPDLDVVAQAPLAIGEGLDDYLDGMRPMLALYIGGMGAKGRNFYNDLARRYGYEAEAEEIQDLYLAGKKDEAAAAVPKELLVKTSLIGPEGHVKERLAALRESGVTTLNVTPLAGTAQGRTNLIERVRRLADEL; encoded by the coding sequence ATGCGCATCGGTATGCCGCTCAACTACAGCGGTGGGTTCAGGGAGACCGTCGACGAGCTCGCCGGCTACGAGAAGGCCGGGCTGGACATCGTCTACGTCCCTGAGGCGTACTCCTTCGACGCGGTGAGCCAGATGGGCTTCATCGCCGCCCGCACCGAGCGGCTGGAGATCGCCTCCGGGATCCTGCAGATCTACACCCGCACACCCACCCTGACGGCGATGACCGCCGCCGGGATGGACTACGTCTCCGGGGGCCGCTTCACCCTCGGCATCGGCGCGTCCGGGCCGCAGGTCATCGAGGGCTTCCACGGCGTGCCCTACCACGCGCCGCTGGGGCGCACCCGCGAGATCGTCGACATCTGCCGCCAGGTGTGGCGGCGGGAGAAGGTGGTGCACGAGGGCAAGCACTTCCAGATCCCGCTGCCCGAGGGCCAGGGCACCGGCCTGGGCAAGCCGCTGAAGCTGATCAACCACCCGGTGCGGGAGCGGATCCCGATCATGATCGCCGCGATCGGCCCGAAGAACGTCGCGATGGTCGCCGAGATCGCCGAGGCGTGGGAGCCGATCTTCTACGTGCCGGAGAAGGCGGGCGAGGTCTGGGGCGACTCGCTGTCGGCGGGCAAGGCCAAGCGCGACGCGTCCCTGCCCGATCTCGACGTCGTGGCGCAGGCGCCCCTGGCCATCGGCGAGGGCCTGGACGACTACCTCGACGGCATGCGCCCGATGCTCGCGCTCTACATCGGGGGCATGGGCGCCAAGGGCCGCAACTTCTACAACGACCTGGCCCGGCGCTACGGCTACGAGGCCGAGGCCGAGGAGATCCAGGACCTCTACCTGGCGGGCAAGAAGGACGAGGCCGCCGCGGCGGTGCCGAAGGAGCTGCTGGTCAAGACCTCGCTGATCGGCCCTGAGGGCCACGTCAAGGAGCGGCTGGCCGCACTGCGGGAGTCCGGCGTGACGACCCTCAACGTCACCCCGCTGGCCGGCACCGCGCAGGGCCGCACCAACCTCATCGAACGCGTCCGCCGGCTCGCCGACGAGCTCTGA
- a CDS encoding Ppx/GppA phosphatase family protein: MRLGLLDVGSAAAHLEVVDLDRSRLPRASWSHKARTRLAENTAPDGVVTARGFEQAECAVRECVRAARAEVPDVLVAYGTSAVRDAVNGVELRKRLGDVAGVRIGVLTPRDEAALTYHAAWRWHGRAGATMTTVDIGGGTSDVATGDGPYPDDVVSLPFGAARLTRQYLPDDPPGPEQVEELVSAIRGAVRRSLRHLAGTELGHPVALSKVLRQLAVLTESSGARAVRHPDRLARASLESWIPKLASLSQAERAKLPGVSRTRARRILAGAVVAEVILDAIGIEQLEICPWGLREGMVFRFAEACERAGGVSGEALHAASAEIFT, from the coding sequence ATGAGGCTGGGACTGCTGGACGTCGGATCGGCCGCCGCGCACCTGGAGGTGGTCGACCTCGACAGGAGCCGGCTTCCGCGCGCGTCCTGGAGCCACAAGGCGCGGACCCGGCTCGCCGAGAACACCGCACCTGATGGGGTGGTCACCGCCCGCGGCTTCGAGCAGGCCGAGTGCGCCGTTCGTGAGTGCGTCCGGGCAGCGCGGGCCGAGGTGCCGGACGTGCTGGTCGCCTACGGCACTTCCGCGGTGCGCGACGCGGTCAACGGCGTCGAGCTGAGGAAGCGCCTCGGAGACGTGGCGGGCGTGCGGATCGGCGTGCTCACCCCGCGCGACGAGGCCGCCCTGACCTACCACGCCGCGTGGCGCTGGCACGGTCGTGCGGGCGCGACGATGACCACCGTCGACATCGGCGGCGGCACCAGCGACGTCGCCACCGGGGACGGTCCCTACCCCGACGACGTGGTTTCGCTGCCGTTCGGCGCGGCGCGCCTGACCCGCCAGTACCTGCCCGACGACCCGCCGGGCCCGGAGCAGGTCGAGGAGCTGGTGTCGGCGATCCGCGGCGCCGTGCGGCGGTCGCTGCGCCACCTGGCGGGCACCGAGCTCGGGCACCCGGTGGCGCTGTCGAAGGTGCTGCGCCAGCTCGCGGTGCTGACCGAGAGCTCCGGAGCCCGCGCCGTGCGCCACCCCGACCGGCTGGCGCGGGCGAGCCTGGAGAGCTGGATCCCGAAGCTGGCCTCGCTGAGCCAGGCCGAACGCGCCAAGCTGCCCGGCGTGTCGCGCACCCGCGCGCGACGCATCCTCGCCGGTGCCGTCGTCGCCGAGGTCATCCTCGACGCGATCGGGATCGAGCAGCTCGAGATCTGCCCATGGGGACTGCGCGAAGGCATGGTCTTCCGCTTCGCCGAGGCGTGCGAGCGGGCGGGCGGGGTCTCCGGAGAGGCGCTGCACGCGGCGTCGGCGGAGATCTTCACCTGA
- a CDS encoding phage holin family protein — protein MAVLVHILITMVAVWLTTLLPGITLGGRDTPAQILTVLAVAVVFGLVNVVLKPIAKTLGCLLYVLTLGLFGLVVNALLLWLTSYLAGELGLPFHVDGFWPAFWGALIITIVSSALHGVVRRTRTPGEERPRA, from the coding sequence GTGGCCGTTCTGGTGCACATCCTGATCACCATGGTCGCGGTGTGGCTGACCACGCTGCTGCCCGGGATCACGCTCGGCGGGCGGGACACCCCGGCGCAGATCCTCACGGTGCTCGCGGTGGCGGTCGTGTTCGGGCTGGTCAACGTGGTGCTCAAGCCGATCGCCAAGACGCTGGGCTGCCTGCTCTACGTGCTGACGCTGGGCCTGTTCGGACTCGTGGTCAACGCGTTGCTGCTCTGGCTGACCAGCTACCTGGCGGGCGAGCTCGGCCTGCCGTTCCACGTCGACGGCTTCTGGCCGGCGTTCTGGGGCGCGTTGATCATCACGATCGTCAGCAGCGCGCTGCACGGCGTCGTCCGGCGGACGCGCACACCCGGGGAGGAGCGGCCGAGGGCCTGA